The following proteins are encoded in a genomic region of Hymenobacter siberiensis:
- a CDS encoding hybrid sensor histidine kinase/response regulator, producing the protein MKLLLRFLYMRRLGLLLLALLGLLLFWTRPASAQQVYLRQFGPTEGFRPAFVYALLQDRQGYLWLGTGEGLIRYDGTQFITFTKKDGLAEDFVVSLREEPATGRLWVGHYQGGISVKKTAAGSFSPAKRSAVPAGLRLSADGPPRVDTAAIGHYLRRYHLRLPVGTEITCLLEDREGNAWLGTAGQGLLRHSDRHLRMEPYRVPTPSDFPVLATVLTNGIAEAWLTQYGNRFYQLRATTDVPAATGNPRAPPLPDEVKVLLPRPARLGGGFWVGTSTGLYATSNPNHLPQAIPGLSNNTNFNITALAYAPGSGLWIGTAADGIYLLPADSSLRIRHFTTANGLLHNTTYALLADRNGRVWVATHGTGIAAYDPALDEFVHYRLGSVGLDASSLAEDADGRIWVGTEGQSIYCRQRSGQWQHLAAVSQLPSDYAYGLLPLPGPAGPQLLLVHRQGLTLLDCRTRVFTPLATTDDPLVRDCLGPAALATSPGTGTIAWLSTRTGLLRVDVNAARHLVAARRPGLAITAVEIDGEPRALDALGTLSATRHRVNFTFQGISLNAGEALMYQHRLRGLADEWSHPGPAAEAQFPGLDAGQYVFEARVRRGDSGPWSPVVAATFDVATPVWRTWWFRTLALLALAGLAYGLIRFRERTLRRTQFALERAVRERTAELRQQKAHIEDINVDLMVARDAAEASRRAKAQFLANMSHEIRTPMNAVIGLTNLLQATRPNTEQAEYLTAIESSSQNLLLIINDILDSSKMEAGKLTLEQVPFRLPEAVRRLGAMFKFATESKGLFFAVNVADNVPAAVLGDPVRLNQILVNLVGNAIKFTRAGGVTVTVEVVPGPDSQIHQSTNPLIRFAVRDTGIGIPNDKLGAIFEDFSQANTSTTREFGGTGLGLSIARNLVQLHGGQLGVTSEEGQGSEFFFELPYELADASAARPDAHAGLLTPFEPALRILVAEDNALNQLVARKTLEAWNVQVVIAENGHLAVEAITGATQPFDAILMDVQMPELDGYGATREIRRHYPDAGQLPIIGLTASVLPEDRALALAAGMNDTLAKPFEPAVLYARIAHFTGRSTVGNEAATTPNEKHPRITTNPPTHQSANPPTLKPNWHLLEELAGGNESFLRQIITTFLTEAPALEALLAATYPHDPAALASTAHKLKGQVAYFGVPVLHTQLDELERAARHPALPYCEPLLHTIRQQLAELYPQLEERAGT; encoded by the coding sequence TTGAAACTACTTCTCCGCTTTCTCTATATGCGCCGGCTGGGGCTGCTGCTACTGGCGCTGCTCGGGCTGCTGCTGTTTTGGACGCGGCCGGCCAGTGCCCAGCAGGTCTATCTGCGCCAGTTTGGCCCCACTGAAGGCTTTCGCCCAGCCTTCGTGTACGCGCTGTTGCAGGACCGGCAGGGCTACCTCTGGCTGGGCACCGGCGAAGGCCTCATTCGCTACGACGGCACGCAGTTCATCACTTTCACGAAGAAAGACGGGCTGGCCGAGGATTTTGTGGTGTCGCTGCGCGAGGAGCCCGCCACCGGCCGGCTCTGGGTGGGCCACTACCAGGGCGGCATTTCGGTAAAAAAAACGGCCGCCGGCTCATTCAGCCCTGCCAAGCGCAGCGCCGTGCCCGCCGGCCTGCGCCTGTCCGCCGACGGCCCGCCCCGCGTCGACACCGCCGCCATTGGCCACTACCTGAGGCGCTACCACCTGCGCCTGCCAGTCGGCACCGAAATCACCTGTCTGCTCGAAGACCGCGAGGGCAACGCCTGGCTGGGCACCGCCGGTCAGGGCCTGCTGCGGCATTCGGACCGGCATTTGCGAATGGAACCGTACCGGGTACCGACACCAAGCGACTTCCCCGTATTGGCTACTGTGCTCACAAACGGCATTGCAGAGGCTTGGCTTACGCAGTATGGCAATAGATTTTATCAATTAAGAGCAACCACTGATGTTCCTGCTGCGACTGGCAATCCGCGGGCTCCCCCTTTGCCTGACGAGGTGAAAGTGCTGCTGCCACGCCCGGCGCGGCTGGGCGGCGGGTTTTGGGTGGGAACTTCGACGGGGCTTTACGCTACTTCTAATCCCAACCACCTTCCACAGGCTATACCGGGCTTGTCAAACAACACTAATTTCAACATCACTGCTCTGGCTTACGCGCCCGGCTCCGGCCTCTGGATAGGCACCGCCGCCGACGGCATCTACCTATTGCCCGCCGATTCTTCGCTGCGCATCCGCCATTTCACCACCGCCAACGGCCTGCTGCACAACACCACCTACGCCCTGCTGGCCGACCGCAATGGCCGCGTTTGGGTAGCCACGCACGGCACCGGCATCGCCGCCTACGACCCCGCACTGGACGAATTCGTGCATTACCGCCTCGGCTCCGTGGGCCTCGATGCCAGCAGCCTGGCCGAGGATGCCGACGGCCGCATCTGGGTGGGCACCGAGGGCCAGAGCATCTATTGCCGCCAGCGCTCCGGCCAGTGGCAGCATCTCGCCGCCGTCAGCCAGCTGCCTTCCGACTATGCCTATGGCCTGCTGCCGCTGCCCGGCCCAGCCGGGCCGCAGCTGCTGCTGGTGCATCGCCAGGGCCTCACGCTGCTCGACTGCCGCACCCGCGTCTTCACGCCCCTCGCCACCACCGACGACCCGCTGGTGCGCGACTGCCTCGGGCCGGCTGCCCTGGCCACCAGCCCCGGTACGGGTACCATTGCGTGGCTAAGCACCCGCACCGGCCTGCTGCGCGTGGACGTGAATGCCGCCCGCCACCTCGTAGCCGCCCGCCGGCCCGGCCTGGCCATTACCGCAGTCGAAATCGACGGCGAGCCCCGCGCCCTCGATGCGCTGGGCACCTTGTCGGCCACCCGCCACCGCGTCAATTTCACCTTCCAGGGCATCAGCCTCAATGCCGGCGAAGCACTGATGTACCAGCACCGCCTGCGCGGCCTCGCCGATGAATGGAGCCACCCCGGCCCCGCCGCCGAAGCCCAGTTTCCGGGCCTCGATGCCGGCCAGTACGTGTTTGAGGCGCGGGTACGGCGTGGTGATTCCGGCCCGTGGAGCCCGGTGGTGGCCGCCACTTTTGACGTGGCTACGCCGGTTTGGCGCACCTGGTGGTTCCGCACGCTGGCGCTGCTGGCGCTGGCTGGGCTGGCTTATGGGCTGATACGCTTCCGCGAGCGCACGCTGCGCCGCACGCAGTTTGCGCTGGAGCGCGCCGTGCGCGAGCGCACCGCCGAGCTGCGCCAGCAAAAGGCGCATATCGAAGACATCAACGTCGATTTGATGGTGGCCCGCGACGCGGCCGAGGCTTCGCGCCGGGCCAAGGCGCAGTTTCTAGCCAACATGAGCCACGAAATTCGCACGCCAATGAACGCCGTCATCGGCCTCACCAACCTGCTGCAAGCCACCCGCCCCAACACCGAGCAGGCCGAATACCTCACGGCCATCGAGTCGTCGTCGCAGAACTTGCTGTTGATTATCAACGACATCCTCGACAGCTCCAAAATGGAGGCCGGTAAGCTCACGCTGGAACAGGTGCCCTTCCGCCTGCCCGAAGCCGTGCGCCGCCTGGGGGCCATGTTCAAATTTGCCACCGAGAGCAAGGGCCTGTTTTTCGCGGTGAACGTGGCCGACAACGTGCCCGCCGCCGTGCTCGGCGACCCCGTGCGCCTCAACCAAATCCTGGTGAACCTGGTGGGTAACGCCATCAAGTTTACCCGCGCCGGCGGCGTAACGGTGACGGTCGAAGTTGTGCCCGGGCCGGATTCGCAAATCCACCAATCCACCAACCCACTCATCCGCTTCGCCGTGCGCGATACCGGGATTGGCATCCCGAATGACAAGCTGGGGGCCATTTTCGAGGATTTTTCGCAGGCCAATACTTCCACCACCCGCGAGTTTGGCGGCACTGGCCTGGGCCTGAGCATTGCCCGCAACCTCGTGCAGCTGCACGGCGGCCAGCTCGGCGTGACCAGCGAGGAAGGCCAGGGCTCCGAGTTTTTCTTCGAGCTGCCCTACGAACTGGCCGATGCCAGCGCCGCCCGCCCCGACGCCCACGCCGGCCTGCTCACGCCCTTCGAGCCCGCCTTGCGCATCCTGGTGGCCGAAGACAACGCCCTCAACCAGCTCGTGGCCCGCAAAACCCTCGAAGCCTGGAACGTACAGGTCGTCATCGCCGAAAATGGCCACCTGGCCGTGGAGGCCATCACCGGCGCAACCCAGCCCTTCGACGCCATCCTGATGGACGTGCAGATGCCCGAACTCGACGGCTACGGGGCCACCCGCGAAATTCGCCGGCATTATCCCGATGCCGGCCAGCTGCCCATCATCGGCCTCACCGCCTCCGTGCTGCCCGAAGACCGCGCCCTGGCCCTGGCCGCCGGCATGAACGATACCCTCGCTAAACCCTTCGAGCCGGCCGTGCTCTACGCCCGTATTGCCCACTTCACGGGGCGGAGCACTGTCGGCAATGAAGCGGCCACCACCCCCAACGAAAAACATCCCCGCATCACTACCAACCCACCAACCCACCAATCCGCCAATCCACCAACGCTCAAGCCCAATTGGCACCTCCTGGAGGAGCTGGCCGGCGGCAACGAAAGCTTCCTGCGCCAAATCATCACCACCTTCCTCACCGAAGCCCCGGCCCTGGAGGCCCTGCTGGCCGCCACCTACCCCCATGACCCCGCCGCGCTGGCCAGCACCGCCCACAAGCTCAAGGGCCAGGTGGCGTATTTTGGGGTGCCGGTGCTGCACACCCAGCTCGACGAGCTGGAGCGCGCCGCCCGCCACCCGGCCCTGCCCTACTGCGAGCCGCTGCTCCACACCATCCGCCAGCAGCTGGCCGAGCTGTACCCGCAGCTGGAGGAGCGGGCCGGAACTTGA
- a CDS encoding LytR/AlgR family response regulator transcription factor, giving the protein MAVSNLRCLVVDDDPLSVQVVLNCINNTPFLTATGSFTNPIEATEALRTAPVDLLFLDVEMPLLSGIELLGMLQHPPLVVLITSSKDYAVQAFEHAVVDYLVKPVSYARFLQASQKALEMAERRATTTPDAIEVPDADADFTFMKVDNKLVRVGFDEVRYVEALGDYVHIVTGQSKLIVYSTMKAVEEKFPSNRFVRVHRSFIVNFNRIQALEDNSVIVEAKHIPVGQTYLREVMQRLNKF; this is encoded by the coding sequence ATGGCTGTTTCTAATCTGCGTTGCTTAGTGGTTGATGACGACCCGCTCTCAGTTCAGGTAGTGCTCAATTGCATCAACAACACGCCATTTCTGACGGCCACCGGCAGCTTCACCAACCCCATCGAAGCCACCGAAGCCCTGCGTACCGCCCCCGTCGACCTGCTCTTTCTCGACGTGGAAATGCCGCTGCTTTCCGGCATCGAGCTCCTGGGCATGCTCCAGCACCCGCCGCTGGTCGTGCTCATCACCAGCAGCAAAGACTACGCGGTGCAGGCTTTTGAGCACGCCGTGGTCGACTACCTGGTGAAGCCCGTGAGCTACGCCCGCTTCCTGCAAGCCTCCCAAAAAGCCCTGGAAATGGCCGAGCGCCGCGCTACCACCACTCCCGACGCCATCGAAGTGCCCGACGCCGACGCCGATTTCACCTTCATGAAAGTCGACAACAAGCTCGTGCGCGTGGGCTTCGACGAAGTACGCTACGTGGAAGCCCTCGGCGACTACGTGCACATCGTCACGGGCCAGAGCAAGCTCATCGTGTACAGCACCATGAAGGCCGTGGAAGAGAAGTTTCCCAGCAACCGCTTCGTGCGCGTACACCGCTCATTCATTGTCAATTTCAACCGCATTCAGGCCCTTGAGGACAACTCGGTCATTGTGGAAGCCAAGCACATTCCCGTGGGCCAGACCTACCTGCGCGAGGTCATGCAGCGCCTGAACAAATTCTAG
- a CDS encoding PKD domain-containing protein — translation MRFSLAVISAKTSLLAALLMLVGFAAQAQQAGDTTSISCGPPLPRMLCVDLDGRPSIDEPAGPFTYQWHMGDGTTLTGPTVSYCYKERKNYVVELDVIVDKTGEIRRGQKYIPVNLVQQDIIDFTTTTRVHVGQPVSFDSPEAQLITCRNVQYVWDFRDGTIMQGRTAQHSFRRPGTYSVRFSMRGYGSQDCVASHCVSREIVVEP, via the coding sequence ATGCGCTTTTCATTAGCCGTTATTTCCGCCAAAACCTCACTGCTGGCCGCCCTGCTCATGTTGGTGGGCTTTGCCGCCCAGGCCCAGCAGGCCGGCGATACCACCAGCATAAGTTGCGGCCCGCCGCTGCCCCGCATGCTGTGCGTAGACCTCGACGGCCGCCCATCCATCGACGAGCCCGCCGGCCCCTTCACCTACCAATGGCACATGGGCGATGGCACCACCCTCACCGGCCCCACGGTGAGCTACTGCTACAAGGAGCGCAAGAACTACGTGGTCGAGCTCGACGTCATCGTGGATAAAACCGGCGAAATCCGACGTGGCCAGAAGTACATCCCCGTCAACCTCGTGCAGCAGGATATCATCGATTTCACTACCACCACCCGCGTGCACGTGGGCCAGCCCGTGTCCTTCGATTCGCCCGAGGCCCAGCTCATCACCTGCCGCAACGTGCAGTATGTCTGGGATTTTCGCGATGGCACCATTATGCAGGGCCGCACGGCGCAGCATAGCTTCCGCCGCCCCGGCACGTACTCGGTGCGCTTCAGCATGCGCGGCTACGGCTCGCAGGACTGCGTGGCCAGCCACTGCGTTTCGCGCGAAATCGTAGTTGAGCCCTAA